The genomic interval TCCGGCGCGACTCTGCCGGGCCGCCGGGATCAATCCGGTGTTGCCGCTCATCCGTCACGTCGGCGCACACATCCGCCCACACGAATTCCGACATCGGAACGAAAACATCGAGGTCGATTGGCGGCATCGGCAGATTCTGCCGGTGCCGAAAGGTCACGACAATCGGCATCCCCTTGTCGCGCCGCGTTGATCCGTTCGGAGAGATCAGGATTCCACCGGATTTCGCCATTACGTCCGTGCGTGATCAATCCGTAGAAGGACAGGGGGTTCGGCCCGATTTGCGAGGTAACGGGTCACACGCTTAACGATGAATGAGGCGCTCTGCGCGTGACTTTTCCTTTCCCGCGAACCTGGCGCGGCGTTCATTCGGAAAACTCTTCTAAAACCATTTCTGAATTCCAGGCCACGAGCCGACCATTCAAACGGTAGCGATTGTGCCGCTTGATCGCTTTTTGACGATTTGAACGGACGTGCCGTTTTGGCGTCTCTCACGAGGCGTCAGAAAAGCGAATGCGCATGGAGGCTCGAATGGCGAAGGTACGCAATTGGATCGGAGTGGTTTCCGCCCCCATCCTTTTAATATCCGCCGGATGTTCGGTCGCGCCCCGTCCCTTTTCGAGCGCTCATCGCCGACATGCGCCCGAGCGTCTGATATCTATCGCCCAGGCGTACGAACGACAGGGCCAGTTGGCACAGGCACAAGAGATCTACCAGCGAGTCCTGGCCGTACAGCCTGGAAACAATCACGCACAGCAGTCGCTTGATGCCTTGATGGCAAGACAGAATCCATCGCATCAGAGTGCCGCGGAACAGGTTTCCGCTCCTCCCCGAGAATTGCTCGCCGACACCGGGTTGCTTTTGTCGTCAATCCCCACAAGGCCAGTCCTCGTCGAACCGGAACTCGCGCCACTTCCTCCAGTTCTACCGGCCCCGGCTCCCATGACCTCGGGAGCGGCGCAATTGCAGGAACTAGCGCGGCAGGACGCCAACTCCAAACTGGCCACGGCGACAGCACCAGAGCCCCCAAGTCCGGAACCCGTTCCGTCCTCCGTTCCTGAGCTATCCACCACTCCTTCGATGGTGCAAGTAGCCGTTCGCGTTGAACACGATCCGCAAGATATTCCCCCATCGCCAACGGCGGCATTAGACGCTCCTGCGCCGCAAGTCATTCTTGAGCCGCCGGCCGATCTCGAACCGATCGCGATTCCCCCTCTCGACACCGCAATTGCACGCATCGAGCCACCGGTATCACCGCCAGCGACATCACCGCCAGCGATCGCATCGTCGCCGATACCGGCGATCGAGACCGGGATCCCCGTCCTTCCGCTGGCCGCGCCCGAGGCGCCCAAGGTCATTGACGCGTCGCATCACGAAGCGAGTTCGAAGCAAATGAGTTCAGAGCCTGCTGCTGAACCGGCCCACGACCGCCATCCCGCGAACGAAGAGAATCTGGAATTCGTGCTTCCACGCATCGCGGCTTCACCCGCCACACTGCCCGTCGACGCCGTATTGCCGCGCAATCATGGCTGGATTTCGACAGCAACACAGACGGCCCCCCTAATCCATGACGCGAGTCCCGATTCAACACCGTTCTTCGAACCGCTGATGGCGGCCGGTGAAATCGCCAACCTGGAACTCAAGCCCTTTTTTGGGCCGTTCCATGTGCAACTGATCGCGAAGCTCAGGGCACACCGCGAAAAACTCCAGGGGCAACTCGTTGGGCTCGTGACGAACGATTTTACCAGTGCCGAAATGCGGTCCCGAGCGGTTTTCTTGCTGGGATCGATCGGTCCTGAGGCCCGCGACGCCGTCCCCGCCATGCAGCAAGAACTCCAACGCAATCACGACGTCTTCTTCGAGATAATCGTCGCGGAAGCGATTCTGAAAATCGATCACGAGAATCAGGCTGCGATCGAACAACTGGTTGGATGCCTCAGTTCGACGGACACGAATGTCCGCTGGGTGGCCACCTTTGCCTTAAGAAATGCATCATCGCCTTACCGAACGATGGTGGTGGACCATCTTCGGACTCTGCTGGTAACCGACGACCCAAAGGTTCAGCGAATGGTGCTTCTGACACTGGCGGAATTCGGCCCCTCAGCGGCCGCCGCGCGTCCCGAAATCGAGGCGACACTTCAAAGCGTTGATTCAGAAACCCGAGTGATCGCGCGAGCGTGCCTCGATCGCGTTGATCGTGATCAATAGACAACGGTCCATCCGCAGATCCCGCGATTGTAGAAGGAAAAAAGGGGGACAGGCACCAGACGGAGCCCGTCCCCCTTTTTTCGCGACGATTGGCACCATGGAAATCACAGTCACTTCGTCGCCGTTACGGCGCGTTGATTTCATCGCCGAGAGTAAGTAGTGCTGACGACGATTTTTCCCGTTCCCAAGCATGTTTGGTTCGAAGAGATGCGCGGCAAGAACGGGGACAGGCACCTGGGGGAGCCAGTCCCCGTTCTTGCTACGCGTCGGCCACGTCAGGTCAGGGTGTTCGAGTTTTCACGGACAAGACGCTCATTCACTGCAAGCTGCAGGTCAGACTCTGCCATCAGTTGGGCAAGACTTCGGAAGGTCATCTGGGGTTCCCAGCCGAGGATGTCCTTGGCCTTGGACGCATCTCCGAGCAACAGATTCACTTCTGTGGGCCGATAGTATTGCGGATCGATTTCGACGTAGTCATGCCAGTTCAAGCCAACGCTTTCGAACGCGATATCCAGGAACTCGCGAATGCTGTGCGTTTCGCCCGTCGCGATCACAAAATCGTTCGGGTCGTCGTGCTGCAGCATCAGCCACATCGCCTCGACATATTCTTTGGCATATCCCCAATCCCGTTTCGCTTCCAGATTGCCCAGATAAAGCTTCTCTTGAAGTCCTTCTCGAATCCGGCCGGCCGCGCGTGTGATCTTTCGCGTGACAAACTGCTCTCCACGTCGCGGAGATTCATGATTGAACAGAATTCCATTGCACGCGAACAAGCCGTACGCTTCGCGATAATTGACGGTTTGATGGAAGGCAAAGACTTTGGCGCAGGCATACGGGCTGCACGGTCGGAAGGGTGTCGCCTCCGTCTGCGGTGTTTCGAGCACATCGCCGAACATCTCACTGGATGAGGCCTGATAG from Schlesneria paludicola DSM 18645 carries:
- a CDS encoding HEAT repeat domain-containing protein, producing the protein MAKVRNWIGVVSAPILLISAGCSVAPRPFSSAHRRHAPERLISIAQAYERQGQLAQAQEIYQRVLAVQPGNNHAQQSLDALMARQNPSHQSAAEQVSAPPRELLADTGLLLSSIPTRPVLVEPELAPLPPVLPAPAPMTSGAAQLQELARQDANSKLATATAPEPPSPEPVPSSVPELSTTPSMVQVAVRVEHDPQDIPPSPTAALDAPAPQVILEPPADLEPIAIPPLDTAIARIEPPVSPPATSPPAIASSPIPAIETGIPVLPLAAPEAPKVIDASHHEASSKQMSSEPAAEPAHDRHPANEENLEFVLPRIAASPATLPVDAVLPRNHGWISTATQTAPLIHDASPDSTPFFEPLMAAGEIANLELKPFFGPFHVQLIAKLRAHREKLQGQLVGLVTNDFTSAEMRSRAVFLLGSIGPEARDAVPAMQQELQRNHDVFFEIIVAEAILKIDHENQAAIEQLVGCLSSTDTNVRWVATFALRNASSPYRTMVVDHLRTLLVTDDPKVQRMVLLTLAEFGPSAAAARPEIEATLQSVDSETRVIARACLDRVDRDQ
- the gmd gene encoding GDP-mannose 4,6-dehydratase, yielding MTEPRRALITGIAGQDGSYLAELLLSKGYEVHGIIRRSSSFTTGRIDHLYQEPHQEHSKLFVHFGDLADGQCLTNLVQEIQPDEIYNLAAQSHVRISFDMPLYTHDITGAGALRILEAARQLNKTKPVRVYQASSSEMFGDVLETPQTEATPFRPCSPYACAKVFAFHQTVNYREAYGLFACNGILFNHESPRRGEQFVTRKITRAAGRIREGLQEKLYLGNLEAKRDWGYAKEYVEAMWLMLQHDDPNDFVIATGETHSIREFLDIAFESVGLNWHDYVEIDPQYYRPTEVNLLLGDASKAKDILGWEPQMTFRSLAQLMAESDLQLAVNERLVRENSNTLT